ACACACCCAGTCCTGAAGGCTCACTGACTTGACTTTCAGTTCCCTGAACTCCCCTGCTCTTTTGTGTCAACATTTCCGGGTCTGTGTTCCTACTCCTCTTTCTGCCTGGAATGGCCTCTGGTAGCAGGCTGATTTCCTTCTTGCCCCTCATGATGTCCCCTCTCCCGTGCcaccttccctgactcctctaGGCCCAGGCACAACGTCCCCTAATTGCTCTGCCATCCCTCCAGCAGAGTCCTATTCACTGCGTAATTATTTGTTTACCTGTCTGCCTCCTTCACCCAACTGGTGTCTCCCTCAGGACAAGGGCTGAGTGTCATCATCTCTGAGCTCCCTGTGTCCCGCACAGAGGCTGGCCCAAAGCGAGCGCTCAGGAAAGGCtggctgaggggggtgggggtgggggatggcatTAGCTAAGGCCTGAGCTCCCTCTCAGCTCCCGTGTTCTAGTGCCAAGGAAAAGGGATGTGGATGGGGGTCGGTGCCGTGCCCCTTTGAGCAGGGCTTCGCCTCCCGGGACCCCAGGTGTCTCCATCCCAACCGCAGAGAGACGGcgacccctctcccactctgacGCCACGCGCCGGGTCCGGGCACACTACCTCGTTGGCGTCGATGCCGCTGTTGACAGCCCACGTGGTCTGGAAGGACTCGAGCATGCGCTGCTTGAGCGGCCGCGGCAGGCGGTGCACACGGATGAAGTCCTTGAGGTCCTTCATGCGGCGGTGGTAGAGTGAACGGCGCGAGTACATGCGCTGGATGATGGCCGTCACGTTCCCGAACACCACGGCGTGCATCAGCGCTgcagcggcggcagcggcagcgggtTAGGGACGGCCacccctcccgcctcctcccccgccccaggaCCCACCGTGCCTGTGGACGGCTCTGGgcgcctggggagggaggggcaggagagccaGCGGGCTTGGGTTGGCGCCGGGAATAGCCAGACCTGAtgttcctctcctgccctccagcTAGGTCATGAACTTGGGTTTCCCATTCCCTTCGCAGAAGGCcagcacgcccccccccccccggggaccAGCATGTAGTAGATGCTGAGGAAACGGCTATGAATGAATGCACGACTGTCTGGACGTGGGTGGGCATCTTGCCTTCTCTTagcctgtttccccatctgcacgCTGGGCTTAGCGGGGCCACCCTGGGGCATGGCGGGCCCGGCCTCACCGCCTATGAGCATGGTGCAGATGGAGAAGATCTTCTCCGCGTCAGTGTTGGCGCACACGTTGCCGAAGCCCACGCTGGTGAGGCTGCTCAGCGTGAAGTAGAGGGCAGCGATGTAGGCACTGCGCCGCGACGGGCCGCCCGCCGAGCCATTGACGTAGGGCTCCTCCAGCCGCTTGCCCAGCTCGTGCAaccagcctgggggggggggggagtggagggaggcaAGGAGCGGCGGCCCAGGCAGTGGAGAGCTGGCCTTCCCTGAGCTGCCTGCgcttgactttgggcaagtgtTTACAGAGGCGAGGGGAGGTTTGCACCCGCAGGGACAGAAAATGTCCCCGGTGGTCTGGGCCTGGGACTCCCCACAGTGAACTGGTTAAAGCTGCAAACTTCCTAAGCTCCTGAATGTTTGGGGGGACCCTCCTCACTCTAACAGTTTACTGAGCACCCCTGTGTACAGGGTGCTGGCACTTGACCCCACCATTCTCCCTGCCCTGATGGAACCTACCGTCTGGAGGGGAAAGACACATGAAATAAATGACAGGTGGGCAGTGAGCTACTAAAAGGGAAGTACGGGGCGTCCTAGGAGCCATAATGGGTTAGGGAGAGTTAGCTTAGTGGTGATTGCAAGGAATAGAAAAGTCACttaggggaagaagggagggaagacaaAGGGAGAAGATTCCCGAGAGGAAAACAGGTTCAAGGCCGTTGTGAGAAAGCAGTGCATCCCGGggagctggaaggaggccagcatggctgcagcacagggcacagggaagaaagggaaaccaagtggggagagagaaggcagcagGGCTATGCAGGGTGTGGATTGagtggggacttttttttttttttttttgagtgtggaCTTTATTTTGAGGGCAGTGGAGAGCCACTGAAAGGGTCGGGGGGAGAAGGAGCACTACCTCTGCCCCAAACACCCTCCTGACCATGAGAGTGTTTCCTGTACTGCTTTGATTGCCTGTCACCGGTCTTGCTCCCCTGCTAGGCTGTGAGGTCTGCCCAGGCAGACCCCTGGTCTTCACTTCAGTACCCCCGTGCCTGACCCAGAGGGAAGAATGTGGGGTGGTGGGTGTGGTGCCAGAGGAGGCATCAGCCCGGGGGCCTGAGTGGACAAGACAGGCGGACGAACGTCAGCGAAAGCCTGGGGTCGGTGGCTCACCGATGTCCCAAAGCAGCGGGTCATTGGCCTCCATCTCCCGGCGCCCGATGACGTACCAGATGCAGGCCATCCAGTGGGCGAGGAGCGCGAAGACGGACATGAGCAGTGTGAGGACCACGGCGCTGCACTGTGAGTATCGCTCCAGCTTCTGCAGCAGCCGCAGCAGCCGCAGGAGCCGCACCGTCTTCAGAAGGTGCACCAGCGATGTCTGCAGGAgtgtggtgggggaggctgggagcaGGCACGCCTCCGCCTCCTCGGAGCCCCTGTGTCCCCTCCCAGATGCCCTGGAGCCAGGGGAAGCTGCAGCAGGGGAAACCGTCCCTGCTGTCCTGAGAAAGTGACCAGGGAATGTGGCCAGGAGAGAATAATACTAAAACCAATAAAGGCTAACACTTACTACATGTGTGCTTGCTTACTTATGTAAGTACTTACTATatgtgtgtcaggctctgggctaagcACTTACGATCCTCATGACACACTCATGCCTTCAGTTCGGTTATCATCATTGTTCCAGTTTGCAGATGAGTAAACTAAGGCTCAGAGGCAGGGGAACAGACACAATGATCGCTGGCCCCTGCTTGAAGCCCTCAAAGTCTTAGGCACAACCAGCTGTGGACAAGAGCTGGTTGTTGGCGATGACAGCAGTTGTGATGGGAGCCGTCCTCAACCCACAGAGTAGCAAGGTAAGGCGCGAACAGGCAAGAGGCTTGGGGACAGGGGGAGGTTAGGGGCCATGGCCATGGTGGGTGAGCTGCTGATGAGAGGCGCATACCGAAGTGctgggggaaggagagcagaaagTGAAGGAGCCTGGGTTTCAAGGTCTTAGCCATTGTGGGGCTTAGGTGGGGGTTATGGAGCTGGTGGCACCTCGTAAGCATCCTGTGTTAGCTAATATTACCACCACGACTGTTGTCATTGTGGTCACCAGTGCTTCGATTAGCCCTCCAAATCTTGGAGACGAGGAGCAGGTACGGAAACTTATCCTCTCACTACTCTGGGAGGGGGCAGCTTGGAAGCTagggctgggggctctggggcAGCGCCGGGGGAACTTGGTATGAAGGCCCTCTCAGAAGCCTCCGCCAGCATCCCCCACAGCCCTGGCCCGGCACGGCTCCTGAGCCACCTCCTGtccttttctctaattttagGTGAAGGAGCTGGAAAGGAGGTGGCCCTGCTTCCTCCACATGGACCGTCTCCAGGGCTTAACGCCTGCCTCCAGCTCCCAGAGCTTCTGCTTCCAAACTTGAGTCCTTCAGAGCTTCTCCTAGTCACCTGCCTCTGAGCTCCACTCCCTTGGggccctcctctccttctccttggaCCAGAGTGTCTCAGGCCTGGCTCCTTCAAGTCCACAGCTCTGCCAGTGCCTACTCATCCTCTATctttgctctgtctccctccagccccacactgctcctcctccccccttctgcCACATCGTCGAGTTGGGTGCATGGGGTTCCTGAGAACCGGGGTGGTACGTTAGAAAGAGGAATAGACTAGGAGTCTGGAGGCCTGGTTCCAATCTCCTGCCTGCCgctgctagctgtgtgacctgtggcaagtcacttaacctctctgagcctttgcagCTACCTCTGAAAAAGAGAATCTGCCCTGAAGGGTTACTGTGAGGCTCCTATGTGATGATGTGGGCGAAAGGACTTAGTAAATGTAAGATGCTCCTTAAGGTATCAGAGGAGGGGGACTGCCTGGGAGGAGAGACAGGGGATTCTCTGTAGCTCTCCCCAGGACAGCTGTCCGGCTGGCTGACACAGCCTGGTGGGCACGGGATGGGAGAGTGCAGtcacagggaggggtggggagctcTGCTCGGAGTGGCCGGAGCCTCAGGGcagacatacacacatgcacgtgtgtgggagtgtgcacacacgtgtaccCAGCCAGGAGAAGAGGCCCACAGCCCGTTGGCGGCTAGTTAAATCCGGCTGCGCGTAGGTGGTTTCCCACTATAGCTGAGTATGGCAGAGAGAGGAGCGCACAGGGAAACTgctctccacctccccacccaacAGCCAAGGGGGTCTGGGGACACAGGGTGGGACTCCCTCACTCTGGACTCGAGAGCACCTGCTATCTGCTGGCTGGGTGCAGAGCTGGCCACTCAGGGCACCTCCGGGCAGTCCCCGGGGAGCTGAGAGGGCCCAGGACCTGGCACTGTCTGCCTCCAGATCCACCCCACAGCTTCTGCCTCCTTGTCTTGGCTTACAACGCTCCCCCCAGATGCTCTCTCCCCATCTTCTGCCAGCCAAATCCTGCTCTCTGTCAAGGGTCTagctctgctctgtctcctgcAGGAATCCTTCCCAGACCACCCCTGGCCTTTTTCCAACTGCAGTGCTTTGGCCTCCCAGGTGCTGGCTAGATTTCAGATCATTTGTACGCACGCCCACTTTCCTGCCTGGAACTCCAAGGTCGGCTAGCTCCTGCCCAGCTGCCAGCAACACCTGGGCCCCATCTTCCTCTCCATTCACCTCTTCTGTTCCTGCTGTCCCCTCCACCAGTCCTGCCCCCTCACCAGCTTAGCTGCCTGGAGGCTGAATCCTTGTCCCTTTTCCCCACCGTGACCATGCTCCACACAGTGCTTTGCAGACAGCTAAATGCTCATCGgttgtttgttaaataaaaatgtgaaaagtacCACTCATTTGGCATCAGACCAATGCCGCCTTGGTAGCCCTAGTTAGCTTTTCATTTGTCTCAGCTTCCCTCAGTGATTGTGAGCTGAGCTCCCCGAGAGCGCAGACCCTCCCAGCTCCTTCTGAGCAGCCCACGGCAGGTGCCTGACAACTACatgcagatggatggatgggaaggACGGAGTCTGAGTTGGGGTCGGTGCCTTCACAGGAGATGCTGGGCTAACTTGGGAGGCTGGGCTGCAGGGTGGCCTGGGGGTCACTCACCACGGTGATGTTGAAGACATAAAGCAGGTCAAAAGGCAGAGCAGCAATAAGGTCAACGAAGAACCAGGTGGCCAGGTAGTGAAGACCGATGGAACGAGGAGCAGAGACCACCTGGCCGGACTGGGACACATAGGTGGTGCGGAAGTTCAGGATGATATCTGGGGGTGCAAGAGGCTGTTGGTTACTAGGGGGCTTTGTGCCCAGAAACTCAGGCCGAGGGGCCAAGGAAATGAGTAAGCTGGGAACAAGCCTGAGGCCCAgaatggaggtgggggcagggaagaggaagagagctcGGGCTTCTGGCTGGTCTCCAGGGAGGAGTGGTCTAAAGGTTGAAGGCTGAAGGGGTCGGAGGTCAGGGCACATGGACCATTAGGACTTAAAGACCCAGAAATGGTTGGGCTCTGAATGCCTGGGTACTGCAGGCCCAGGATCGAGCAAAGGTTGGAGGAGTGGGTCCCTCCAGCCCACCCACCAGGGTATGTGGGGCAGAAGGTCTAACCCAGGATGAAGAGCATCTCCACGGCGATGTCGCTGACAAGGGTGTGTCGGGAAGTGATGGGGGTGTCATCATCGCCCAAGAAGCAGACATTGTAGGGAACGGTGACCGCAACGTAGAAGGTGGCGAGGAGGATGAGGCCGTCCCACACGGCCTTGGGGACGCTGTAGTGGAGGAGGAGGCAGCGGGACCCCCCCACGGAGGCCACCTTGTACTCGGGCACTGATGGCTTTGGCTCAAACACGTTCTAGGGGGAGAGGGGTGGCGGTTGGGGACATTTAAGGGAAAGAGGAGCCGAGGcttggggaagggagaggcagcgGATGGGGAAGGGGGGAGTGGGTGCTGCAGGCATGACCACGACAGGAGATAgaaggtgcaggggagggggtcaggggctGGCACCTAACACTTCCTTCCTCTGCCAAGCAACTGCTCAGGCCCCCTGTTGATCAATCCTGTTTTGAGAGGGGGGTTTTATAAGGATGGGCCTTCCCCCTACTTGAGAGGGAGATTACGACAAATCAGGCACACACCTTAGCTAACTTAGATGCCACTAACATCTCCCTTAAGTTTCTCTTGGTATTTGGGGGCCCTGTGGGGGACGGGGATATCCCAGAGATGAGGGGAGGCTGGCACGGCGCACCCCGTTCCCTGTAGCCCTCAAAACAACACAGAGGGCTGGACAACTGATCCCAAGGCTTTATCAGGGTCCTAGGGCTAGACAGCAGGACCCCACTGGGGGCTCTCTCCCTAGGACCACAGCTTGTGATTTCACTCCTCCCCCGCAAAGGTAACTCTATCATCCAGAGGTAGGTGATGTAACTGCTGCTAGGTCCCTGCCCTTATGATATCATCATAGTAGAGTAACGTCAATCAGAAGGAAGCAAGGGAAATGGGGTTGGAAGATGTGAGGGGACACGATGGGACACAGCAGAGAGTCATACATGAGAAACGGGTGGACAGAGGAATCAGCCACGGGAGGGAGATCAGATAGGCAGGGAGACGGGGAGACAGTAGCAAGGCTGTCTCAGAATCACAGCTGGGAGACGTTGGGGTGCAGACAGGACTCACATTATTGGTTTTCATGCCTCCCTGGCCCCGGCGGCCAAAATGGCCAGTCAGCCGGTGTAGGACAGTACGGCTCTGCCTCCTGGCAGATCGAAGTCTTGAGCTGGCTCCCCTCCTACCAAAACCGCCCGAGTTTTCTGTTGGGAAGAAGGGTGCAAGATAAATGGGGGCGCATCCCATGAGGCCCGGTAGGGAGAGGTCCTGTGTGACTTTCAGCAAGGACCTCTGACCATTAATGCCTCCTCCCCAGGCCTGCAGTTACCATGATTACTGTCACCATGGCCTCCTGAGGGGCCAAGTCCTGGGCCTCCACTCTGAGTGATGTCcttgaaggaaaagaggaaaagcacgACCTCTCCCATCTCATTCTTGATGGGCATCATGTCCAAGAGGCACCAAAAGGCTGAGCCTGTAGATGTGGAGAGGTGGAATGGGAGGGTGAGCAGTCCGTGGCACCCCTTTCCCCTTAACCTCCCATGGTTCCTGAGCATAGTCAAAGGGCTTGGCAAAGGTTTAGATCTGGAAAGAACCCCAGAGATTATGTTAGCTGACTCCTTCTCTTCCAGATGGGAGAACAAAGTCCTCGAGAGGATCAGGGATGTACTTGGCGTCACCTAGTCAGCCTGTGGCAGTGGGTGGACCAGCACCCAGACTTCTGCCATGCCAGGCAAATTCTGGGTAAGGCACCTAGGCAGGGCTGCGGGGCTGCAGGACTGCAGGGCAGGCCAGGCCTCCTTACCATCCTTTCGATAGAAGCAGATTTCAGCCCGGTGCTCCTGATGGCCCTCCAGGGCCTTGTGCAGCCTCTGCAGTGCTGGCTCGCTGGTCTCCGGACCGTAGAGGAAGCGGCAGCTGCAGGTTTTCTGCATGACCTCGGTACGGCCGTAGCCTGTGAGCTCACAGAATCCGTCAGAGCAGTACACAATGGGAAAGCCCCGTGGGCCCTGTGCGTTGGCCAGCAGGAAGTTGCTGTCTGTGGGAAGAAGAGGTCAAGGTTAGGTCAAGGCCAGGAGGGGAGCTTAGCTTCAAGGTGGGTAAGTACCTCCCCCAGGCTGTGGTCAGAAGTCAGAGCCAGAAGCTTCCCAGGCTTCATTTGATTCCTGGGTCCCCTTTGGGATATTCTGAAATGAGAGTGCGAAGAGATAGAACAAAAGGACAAGGACGTAAGGGTGGCCCGGGACTGGCACAGGGATCACTGGGGGGTTGGAGAAGGTCATGCAGTCCTTCTGCCTGCATTCAGGCTGGTGAGCTTATACAGAGGACCTATAGTAGTAAGAGCATGGGCTCCAGCACCACACCCCTGCCGCTTTCCAACcataaccttggacaagttaatgaactctcttctgtgcctcagctttcgTATCTGCAAAGTGGGGGGTAATATATCTTGTTCACATGGTTGTCGTGAGAGTTATATGAGTTACCTGGGGAAAACAGATCCTAGCACTCACTAAGTGCTACACTGACAAGGTACGACAatacccccccccacaccccacccccccaccgcccgccGCATTCCCACAGCCTGCAAGACACATGCATAGCTGCTACCCTGTCATCCTATTAGAGAGTGGACAGGGCAGAGATTCTGGTGATATCACACCCATTGTATTGATAGGAAACCAAAACATGGGGATTATCCAAACTCACAAATCTCCTTtgttgggggagagagacagtgatGAGTAGTGTCCTCATTCTCTGCCTTCCAGGAAAGGTCCTCTTTTTAGCATCTCTTTAGGTAATTTCAGGGGGTCTGTCCCAGTGCTCAAAGTCGGACAGGATTGGGCGCTGAAGTTTAGTCCAGCAACCCCAGCAGCAGAACCTGAGCTGGCTCCCTATGGCTCCAATGTGTGGAGGTCGAAGAGGGGCTCTGTGGGCCATCCAGGGGCAGAGTCTCCACTGAGGGAAGGGGCCTGAGACACAACCAGTACTGGGAGCTAAGAGGGGTGACTGTCTGGGGGTGGAGTGGCTGATGGGGGCTGAAGGTGCCTGGGAGGCTTTGGGTCCTGGGCAGCAGCCTCCCTCTTCCATCCCAGGGCCCGTTGCCCGGGTGATGGGAGCTATGGAAACAAGGGAGGTGTCTgtggggggagagtggggaggcGGCTAAGGCCCCGGCGGCTCGGTTTCCGCCCGCGGGTACCGCTCCCGCTACCTTCCAGATACTGGCTAGGGTACCccaagggggcagggggagatctCTCAGCTCCAAAGTAGGAAAAGGGAAAGGCGGGAGAagtggcagagaaggaggaatgtGGCTGTCCAAGGTGCTGAACCTGGAATCCAAGCTGGGAGTGGGTGAGCAGAGAGTTCCCTCCGTCACAGGGaccaccccctcctcctgcctcaccTCCCTCAGATGCAGACGCGCCAAGATTTGGGGGCGCGTGACCTTAATCCAAGCAAGGTGCTGCCTAAGTctgatcttttctctttcttttttcttttttttttcctggggaagGAGATGCTGGAGCCTTCTGGAAGTGGACTCCAGAGCGCCTGACCGCTTCGTCCCACCTCTGCGTCTCGGATACCCCCCCATACGTCCCCAGCAGAGCTCTGCCCCGCAGCGGGAGGCTCCCACGGCCCCCTCCTCCGTTTTGCGGCACAAAAAGCATTTCCTGACTCAGTCACACTCCCAGTCTTAGCCCCCTGCACTCTTGGCCCTTTCCTCGCCTCCCCTCACAGGACACTGCCAGTCCTGTTCCTTTCCCGGCGACTTGGGGAGTTCCTAGACCGTCAAGACCACTCTCCCCGCCTCGGGTGTCACCATATCCAGGAGACCCGGCGCCGGCGCCGAAGCCGACTTGGCCCCAGCTCCAACACCCAGCCCCAGCCTCGCCCCACTCACGAGTGCCGTCGAAGCGGGTGGCGATGGTGTCCAGAAAGGTGTTTTGCGGGGCCAGCAACCCCTTCATGACCGGCATGGCCTCGGGGCGGGGGGTCGAGGCGCGGCGCTGGGGGGCGTTCAGCGCGGCGGGGCCGGAGGGGGCGCGCTGCCGGCGGAGCCGGGGCGCCCCATGCGCccgcctgcctcctcccctcctctcagcgccgccgccgccgctgcctcTCGGTTCCGAACCTTGCAGCTCTCGGCTAGGCTTGGCGCcgcctctgtccccccacctccccacggGCCAAGTTCTTTCCCCCGGGCTCGGCCCGCACCCGCCACGTGGCCGGTACGGGGAGGGGCCGCCAGCGACACCCTCACCCTTCTCCGCGTTGCTCCTCCCAGGGGGGAGCGGCCCACGCGTGTCTCTCCCAGAGAGATTTCGGGACACGCCCACCTGGAGCAGAGACCACGGAGGTGGGGCGGGGCTTGGTTGGCAGACACTCCCCTTTCCGGGGTGACCACGCCCCCACGCGTGGTTCCCAGGCGACTCCTTGTGGCTCCGCCCTACGGGTTTCCCCGCGCGCCGCCCACGCTGCGGATGGTGTTTGGTTCACAGTGCCGCCTGCTGGAATTGGGATATTTCAGTTCCCTGCGCTCCAAAGTGTGATAGCAAGGTTAAAGAGATTCGTTTGGCCG
The sequence above is drawn from the Lynx canadensis isolate LIC74 chromosome E1, mLynCan4.pri.v2, whole genome shotgun sequence genome and encodes:
- the KCNH4 gene encoding potassium voltage-gated channel subfamily H member 4, coding for MPVMKGLLAPQNTFLDTIATRFDGTHSNFLLANAQGPRGFPIVYCSDGFCELTGYGRTEVMQKTCSCRFLYGPETSEPALQRLHKALEGHQEHRAEICFYRKDGSAFWCLLDMMPIKNEMGEVVLFLFSFKDITQSGGPGLGPSGGHGDSNHENSGGFGRRGASSRLRSARRQSRTVLHRLTGHFGRRGQGGMKTNNNVFEPKPSVPEYKVASVGGSRCLLLHYSVPKAVWDGLILLATFYVAVTVPYNVCFLGDDDTPITSRHTLVSDIAVEMLFILDIILNFRTTYVSQSGQVVSAPRSIGLHYLATWFFVDLIAALPFDLLYVFNITVTSLVHLLKTVRLLRLLRLLQKLERYSQCSAVVLTLLMSVFALLAHWMACIWYVIGRREMEANDPLLWDIGWLHELGKRLEEPYVNGSAGGPSRRSAYIAALYFTLSSLTSVGFGNVCANTDAEKIFSICTMLIGALMHAVVFGNVTAIIQRMYSRRSLYHRRMKDLKDFIRVHRLPRPLKQRMLESFQTTWAVNSGIDANELLRDFPDELRADIAMHLNREILQLPLFAAASRGCLRALSLHIKTSFCAPGEYLLRRGDALQAHYYVCSGSLEVLRDNMVLAILGKGDLIGADIPEPGQEPGSGAVPSCVLKTSADVKALTYCGLQQLSSRGLAEVLRLYPEYGAAFRAGLPRDLTFNLRQGSDTNGLSRFSRSPRLSQPRSESLGSSSDKTLPSITEAETGVESGGGSRPRRPLLLPNLSPARPRGSLVSLLGEELPPFSALVSSPSLSPFPSPALAGRGHSPSPHGPPRGSAAWKPPQLLIPPLGTFGPPDLSPRIVDGIEDSGSTAEAPTFRFSRRHEHARPCSQAPPSGTRPSQELATEAEEMKEKVCRLNQEISRLNQEVSQLSRELRHIMGLLQARLGPPVHPVVSARLPDPPGPQLRPPRISPCLSGPPPSLQDTTFAEVHCPASVGTAEMGAAPSNLRLSVLSPFPSEPEPLGPSPVPEAPSPTPSLMQHSFRSRSDTFH